Within Desulfocurvus vexinensis DSM 17965, the genomic segment GGGGCCCTGGTGGAGGCCGACCCCCTGGCCCGCGACTGGGACGCCAACCTGCGCGCCGTGGCCCAGCGCATGGCCCGGGCCATGGGCCAGGAGAACTAGGGTGGGCGATCCGGTCATCGAGTTCCGCGACGTGGGCTTCGCCTACGGCCGGGGCCCCGAGGTGCTGCGCGACCTGAACTTCCGCATCGCCGCCGGGGACTACGTGGCCGTGCTCGGGCCCAACGGCGGGGGCAAATCCACGCTGCTCAAGCTGATCCTGGGCGTGCTGGCCCCGGGGCGGGGCGAGGTTCGCGTGTTCGGCGGCCCGCCCCGCGAGGCCGCCCGGCGCATCGGCTATATGCCGCAGTCCACGGGCGTGGCCCGCGAGCTGCCCGTGACGGTGCTCGACGTGGCGCTCATGGGCCTGCTGGGCGCCACGGGGCGCGGCCCGCGCTTTTCCGCCGTCGAGCGCGCCCGGGCCGAGGCCGCCCTGGAGCGCACGGGCATGCTGGACCTCAAGAACCGGCTGGTGGCCGACCTCTCGGGCGGGCAGCGCCAGCGGGCCTACATCGCCCGGGCCCTGGTGGCCGATCCGCAGGTGCTCATCCTCGACGAG encodes:
- a CDS encoding metal ABC transporter ATP-binding protein; the protein is MGDPVIEFRDVGFAYGRGPEVLRDLNFRIAAGDYVAVLGPNGGGKSTLLKLILGVLAPGRGEVRVFGGPPREAARRIGYMPQSTGVARELPVTVLDVALMGLLGATGRGPRFSAVERARAEAALERTGMLDLKNRLVADLSGGQRQRAYIARALVADPQVLILDEPTASVDAQGRCSLLELLAELNRTMTILYVSHDLSIVASGVRSVACVNRTVHLHGQPEVTRDMLAMMYGGGRTCPVEIFTHGEVPHRVVPRHDGPDCPGCPGCQGGESPGGGA